In Cupriavidus taiwanensis, the following are encoded in one genomic region:
- the rnr gene encoding ribonuclease R yields MNQNNYPIPSREEILGVLRTSGSPQSAGDIAKALAVTRKEHDGFQKRLAAMERDGQIELNRKGRYELAHQPNFVIGRVQGHRDGFGFLIRDDGEDDIFLPERELQKAMHNDRAQVRVVGYDRRGRPEGQIVEIIERANRFVIGRLLSEGGVLVVAPEDKRISQDILIPPKAQGKARVGQVVSVELTEFPDRYVQPVGRVVEVLGEIDDPGMEIEIAVRKYGVPHQFSPAAAQEASGLPDEVRQADLDHRIDLRDIPLVTIDGEDARDFDDAVYCEPVRIGRAKGWRLIVAIADVSHYVRPGTPLDADALDRATSVYFPRRVIPMLPEKLSNGLCSLNPHVDRLCMVCDAVITAKGELKGYQFYPAVMHSAARLTYNEVWSVLSNTKGPEAHKRGELVPHLQNLYELFQVLLKARRARGAIDFDTTETYIVCNAQGKIEQILPRTRNDAHRLIEECMLTANVCAADFLERFKHPALYRIHAGPNEEKLKNLREFLRTAGLSLGGGDKPQASDYAEVMDKIKSRPDAPMLQTMLLRSMQQAVYSPDNIGHFGLAYEAYAHFTSPIRRYPDLLVHRAIKAVLAHTKYQPAFAHGTELNTAISPKARRLQAKDAEQKAELTAARARRNEAIWDELGLHCSTNERRADEASRDVEAWLKCYFMRDKLGSDYAGTVSAVTSFGIFVQLDELYVEGLVHVTELGSDYFQYDEARNELRGERTGIRYRLTDRVRVQVSRVDLDARKIDFRLVQEPSAKTLRARVTGTEAQPRVPAAHAVPARKKGRQLAALLGGSSKPEESFDETLDRVIEEQPVFEAVITPLKPHVKTGGKPGKRAAKPKPAHLEKPRKPASKARTSKPAGKTAAKRTPRKH; encoded by the coding sequence TTGAATCAGAACAACTATCCGATCCCCAGCCGGGAAGAAATCCTGGGCGTGCTGAGAACGTCGGGATCCCCCCAGTCGGCAGGCGATATCGCCAAGGCGCTGGCGGTCACGCGCAAGGAGCATGACGGCTTCCAGAAGCGCCTGGCCGCGATGGAGCGCGACGGCCAGATCGAGCTCAACCGCAAGGGCCGCTATGAACTGGCGCACCAGCCCAACTTTGTCATCGGCCGGGTGCAGGGCCACCGCGACGGCTTCGGCTTCCTGATCCGCGACGACGGCGAGGACGATATCTTCCTGCCCGAGCGCGAACTGCAGAAGGCCATGCACAACGACCGCGCGCAGGTGCGCGTGGTGGGCTACGACCGGCGCGGGCGCCCCGAAGGGCAGATCGTCGAGATCATCGAGCGCGCCAACCGCTTTGTCATCGGCCGCCTGCTCAGCGAGGGCGGCGTGCTGGTGGTGGCGCCGGAAGACAAGCGCATCAGCCAGGACATCCTGATCCCGCCCAAGGCGCAGGGCAAGGCGCGGGTGGGGCAGGTGGTCAGCGTCGAGCTGACCGAATTCCCGGACCGCTACGTGCAGCCGGTGGGCCGCGTGGTGGAAGTGCTCGGCGAGATCGACGATCCCGGCATGGAGATCGAGATCGCCGTGCGCAAGTACGGCGTGCCGCACCAGTTCTCGCCGGCCGCCGCGCAGGAAGCCTCCGGGCTGCCCGACGAAGTGCGCCAGGCCGACCTGGACCACCGCATCGACCTGCGCGACATCCCGCTGGTCACCATCGACGGCGAAGACGCGCGCGACTTCGACGACGCGGTCTATTGCGAGCCGGTCAGGATCGGCCGCGCCAAGGGCTGGCGCCTGATCGTGGCGATCGCCGACGTGTCGCATTACGTGCGTCCGGGCACGCCGCTCGATGCCGACGCGCTCGACCGCGCCACCTCGGTCTACTTCCCGCGCCGCGTGATCCCGATGCTGCCGGAGAAGCTGTCCAACGGGCTGTGCTCGCTCAATCCGCACGTCGACCGGCTGTGCATGGTGTGCGATGCCGTGATCACCGCCAAGGGCGAGCTCAAGGGCTACCAGTTCTACCCGGCGGTAATGCATTCGGCCGCGCGGCTGACCTACAACGAGGTCTGGTCGGTGCTGTCCAACACCAAGGGTCCCGAGGCGCACAAGCGCGGCGAACTGGTGCCGCACCTGCAGAACCTGTACGAGTTGTTCCAGGTCCTGCTCAAGGCGCGGCGCGCGCGCGGCGCGATCGACTTCGACACCACCGAGACCTATATCGTCTGCAATGCGCAGGGCAAGATCGAGCAGATCCTGCCGCGCACGCGCAACGATGCGCACCGGCTGATTGAGGAATGCATGCTGACCGCCAACGTCTGCGCGGCCGACTTCCTCGAACGCTTCAAGCACCCGGCGCTGTACCGCATCCACGCCGGCCCCAACGAAGAAAAGCTGAAGAACCTGCGCGAGTTCCTGCGTACCGCCGGCTTGTCATTGGGCGGCGGCGACAAGCCGCAGGCGTCGGACTACGCCGAGGTGATGGACAAGATCAAGTCCCGCCCCGACGCGCCGATGCTGCAGACCATGCTGCTGCGCTCGATGCAGCAGGCGGTGTACAGCCCCGACAATATCGGCCACTTCGGCCTGGCGTACGAGGCCTACGCCCACTTCACCAGCCCGATCCGCCGCTATCCCGACCTGCTGGTGCACCGCGCGATCAAGGCGGTGCTGGCGCACACCAAGTACCAGCCGGCCTTTGCCCACGGCACCGAGCTGAACACCGCGATCTCGCCGAAGGCGCGCCGGCTGCAGGCCAAGGATGCCGAGCAGAAGGCCGAGCTGACCGCGGCGCGCGCGCGCCGCAACGAGGCCATCTGGGACGAGCTGGGCCTGCACTGCTCGACCAACGAGCGCCGTGCCGACGAGGCCTCGCGCGATGTCGAGGCCTGGCTCAAGTGCTACTTCATGCGCGACAAGCTGGGCAGCGACTATGCCGGCACCGTCAGCGCCGTGACCTCGTTCGGCATCTTCGTGCAGCTCGACGAGCTGTATGTCGAGGGCCTGGTCCACGTGACCGAGCTGGGCAGCGACTACTTCCAGTACGACGAGGCCCGCAACGAGCTGCGCGGCGAGCGCACCGGCATCCGCTACCGGCTGACCGACCGCGTGCGCGTGCAGGTGTCGCGCGTCGACCTGGACGCGCGCAAGATCGACTTCCGGCTGGTGCAGGAGCCTTCGGCGAAAACCCTGCGCGCACGCGTCACGGGAACCGAGGCGCAGCCGCGCGTGCCTGCCGCGCATGCGGTGCCGGCGCGCAAGAAGGGCCGCCAGCTGGCGGCGCTGCTGGGCGGCTCGTCCAAGCCGGAAGAGTCGTTCGACGAGACGCTCGACCGCGTGATCGAAGAGCAACCGGTGTTCGAGGCGGTGATCACGCCGCTCAAGCCGCACGTCAAGACCGGCGGCAAGCCGGGCAAGCGCGCCGCCAAGCCCAAGCCCGCGCACCTGGAAAAGCCGCGCAAGCCGGCCTCGAAGGCGCGCACGTCCAAGCCGGCGGGCAAGACCGCCGCCAAGCGCACGCCGCGCAAGCACTAG
- a CDS encoding Rrf2 family transcriptional regulator: protein MSTSSRFAVAVHILTLLASAAEPVPSSLIAGSVGTNPALIRRLVGQLAEAGLVATTMGSTGGATLARPAASITLLDVFRAVETTALITLHQSAPNPACMVGREITGALRKVADRAQAAMDETLAGITVAGMLADVERGSQRRKR, encoded by the coding sequence ATGAGCACAAGCAGCCGGTTTGCCGTCGCCGTCCATATCCTTACCCTGCTGGCCAGTGCCGCCGAGCCGGTGCCATCATCGCTGATTGCCGGCAGCGTCGGCACCAACCCGGCGCTGATCCGGCGCCTGGTCGGCCAGCTGGCTGAAGCGGGCCTGGTGGCCACCACCATGGGCAGCACCGGCGGCGCCACGCTGGCGCGCCCGGCCGCGTCGATCACGCTGCTGGATGTGTTCCGCGCGGTCGAAACCACGGCGCTGATCACGCTGCACCAGAGCGCGCCCAATCCGGCCTGCATGGTCGGGCGCGAGATCACCGGTGCGCTGCGCAAGGTGGCCGACCGCGCGCAGGCGGCCATGGACGAAACCCTGGCCGGCATCACCGTTGCCGGCATGCTGGCCGATGTCGAGCGCGGCAGCCAGCGCCGCAAGCGCTGA
- a CDS encoding NAD(P)-dependent oxidoreductase, with product MKIAIIGASGRVGTRLTDEAVRRGHHVTAIARQASRLPARAGVTNKDVDATDRAALAAALAGHDVVISTARFAQLNAQQVTTAVRQAGVPRLLVVGGAGSLYVAPGVQLVDTPNFPDAYKTEALAGRDFLNALRNEQQIDWTFLSPSALFEPGERTGHFRIGMEDLLSDAAGKSWISMEDYAIAMLDEIERPAHSRQRFTVGY from the coding sequence ATGAAGATCGCCATCATTGGAGCCAGCGGCCGCGTTGGCACGCGCCTGACCGACGAAGCCGTGCGCCGCGGCCACCACGTGACCGCGATTGCGCGCCAGGCCAGCCGCCTGCCCGCGCGCGCAGGCGTGACCAACAAGGATGTGGATGCGACCGACCGCGCGGCACTGGCCGCCGCCCTCGCCGGCCATGATGTCGTCATCAGCACCGCGCGCTTCGCGCAGCTGAACGCGCAGCAGGTAACCACCGCCGTGCGCCAGGCAGGCGTGCCGCGGCTGCTGGTGGTGGGCGGTGCCGGCAGTCTTTATGTCGCACCGGGCGTGCAGCTGGTCGACACCCCGAACTTCCCCGATGCCTACAAAACCGAGGCGCTGGCCGGCCGCGACTTCCTGAATGCGCTGCGCAACGAGCAGCAGATCGACTGGACCTTCCTGTCGCCGTCCGCACTGTTCGAGCCGGGCGAGCGCACTGGCCATTTCCGCATCGGCATGGAAGACCTGCTCAGCGACGCGGCAGGCAAGAGCTGGATTTCGATGGAAGACTATGCCATCGCGATGCTCGATGAAATCGAGCGGCCGGCGCATTCGCGCCAGCGCTTCACCGTGGGCTACTGA
- a CDS encoding phosphoribosyltransferase, with translation MNLPINDDENLWVSWDEYHRLIARLSLNVHESGWKFDKILCLARGGLRVGDQMSRIFDVPLAILATSSYREAAGTQQGELDIAQYITMTRGELSGKILLVDDLVDSGITLERVGRHLKERYPAVTEVRSAVLWYKACSKVEPDYHVTFLESNPWIHQPFEEYDTLRPHNLAAWLKRGKRASLLDDGARD, from the coding sequence ATGAACCTGCCTATCAACGATGACGAGAACCTGTGGGTCTCCTGGGACGAATACCATCGCCTGATCGCACGCCTGTCGCTGAACGTGCATGAATCGGGCTGGAAGTTCGACAAGATCCTGTGCCTCGCACGCGGCGGGCTGCGCGTGGGCGACCAGATGTCGCGCATCTTCGACGTGCCGCTGGCGATCCTGGCCACCAGCAGCTACCGCGAGGCCGCCGGCACGCAGCAGGGCGAACTCGACATCGCGCAGTACATCACCATGACCCGCGGCGAGCTGAGCGGCAAGATCCTGCTGGTCGACGACCTGGTGGACTCCGGCATCACGCTCGAGCGTGTGGGCCGCCACCTCAAGGAACGCTATCCGGCGGTGACCGAGGTGCGCTCGGCGGTGCTGTGGTACAAGGCGTGCTCCAAGGTGGAGCCGGACTACCACGTGACCTTCCTCGAATCGAACCCCTGGATCCACCAGCCGTTCGAAGAGTACGACACGCTGCGCCCGCACAACCTGGCCGCCTGGCTCAAGCGCGGCAAGCGCGCCAGCCTGCTGGACGACGGCGCGCGCGACTGA